In the genome of Oreochromis niloticus isolate F11D_XX unplaced genomic scaffold, O_niloticus_UMD_NMBU tig00002260_pilon, whole genome shotgun sequence, the window ATGAAAGAGACTATAGAGCGTGGTGATGCAGAAAGAGTTCCCTCTGTAGACCTGGACAAAAGCCCTGCCTGGTACATTCCACACCATGGAGTGTATCATCCACAAAAGCCTGGCAAAATAAGAGTGGTGTTTGATTGTTCAGCGAAGTACGAAGGAGTGTCCTTGAACGACTACCTGCTTACAGGGCCAGAGTTAACCAACTCTCTGGTGGGGGTCCTGTGTCGATTTCGGAAAGGTCCAGTTGCAGTGATGTGCGACATTGAGCGCATGTTTCATCAATTCAGAGTCAGAGAAGAAGATCAAGATTACTTTCGCTTCTTGTGGTGGGACAATGGAGACTTCAACTCTACTCCATCTGTCTATCGCATGCGCGTACACCTGTTTGGAGCTGCTTCTTCCCCTGCCTGTGCGAACTTTGGTCTCAAGTATATTGCTGCACAAGGTCAAGGCAAGTTCAGTGAAGCTACCATAAGGTTCATTGAGCGAAATTTTTATGTGGACGATGGTCTTATCAGTTTCCACTCAGAAGAAGAGGCAATTCGTTTGGTGAAGGAAGCCAAGGAACTTTGCAGAACAGGAGGCTTGCGACTTCACAAGTTCGTTTCAAACAGTAAGCAAGTGCTTAATTCGCTGCCGGAAGAAGATTGTGCAGAAACAGTAAGGAAAGACTTGTCACTGGGCGAGCAACAAATTGAAAGAGCCCTAGGTGTCAAATGGTGCATCGACTCGGATCATTTCCAGTTTCGAGTAGTTGTGAACGAGCAGCCACTTTCCAGAAGAGGAGTGTTGTCCACGGTAGCCTCTATTTACGATCCACTTGGCTTTGTGGCACCTTTTGTTCTACTTGGGAAGCAGATACTACAGCAGATGTGTCGTGAGAAAGCAGATTGGGACGAACCACTCACAAGCGATCTGAAGTCACGGTGGGAGTCCTGGTTGTTGGATCTAAAAAATCTAGCAGATGTCAAAATTGACAGATGTTACGTGCCAAGAGATTTTCAACCAGTTCAGAAGTACGAGCTTCACCATTTCTCAGACGCAAGTGTTTCAGGGTATGGTGTTTGTACGTACCTGAGAGCTGTCAGTGAAGCAGGACAAGTTCACTGCTCTCTTGTCTTTGCTAAGTCCAGAGTAGCACCCACGAAGGTTACTACGGTGCCAAGATTGGAGCTGTCTGCAGCAGTTGTAGCAGTGCGGATTAGTGACATGCTCAAAGCAGAGTTGGAGCTAGAAGATGCCCAAGAATTCTTCTGGACAGATTCTCAAGTTGTCTTGGGATATATCAACAACGATGCAAGACGGTTCCATGTTTTCGTTGCAAATCGCATTCAGCGTATTAAGGAAAGCACTCAACCGATGCAATGGAAGTTTGTGgcatcagatctcaatccagctGACCATGCGTCGCGCGGACTGAAGGCCAAAGACCTTATTACCTCCAACTGGTTTAGCGGTCCAAGTTTTCTTTGGCAAGAGAAACTTCCCCACGGAGAAGTCGAGGTGGGAAAATTTGATGCAGAGGATCCAGAAGTACGCAAAGCTGGTGTACTCCATACAACTACGGAAACAGATTCTTTGGCAGAACGTTTTCAGAAATTCTCCAGTTGGTCAAGGTTGGTCAAAGCGATGGCAAGACTTCTCAGATTTGTGAAAGAATACTTATTGAGCctacaacaaagacaaaagtggcacaaaacaaacagaaatgcaaAGGTCAATGACATAGTGATCGTACAAGATGACCAAGCATCAAGAAACGACTGGAAGTTGGCCAAAGTTGTTGCCATACACCCGAGTGAAGATGGATGTATACGCAAAGTGCAACTGTTAATGAGTGACTCATTGTTAGATGACCAGGGAAAGAGACTGAGTAAACCAGTTCTACTTGACAGACCTATACACAAGACTGTGACACTATTAGAAGCAGATTAGTGTACATTTCATAAGTTCATGGGTGAAAATCACAAGTGATTTGGTGGGAGTGTAGCTGCCGTCAAAAGCAACTCTCACATTTAAGTTCATTTTATTGGATTTAATGTTGAAACAATTAGTAGTTGAAAtattaagaaataataaataaatagtaattcatttttgttgattagatttatatgtttaaatgtgtatttgtgcTAACTGTGCAATTAGATAGGAACCTTTTCTATAGTTCCGTCTGGTGTTGCTAGGAGGGCATTTTTCTTGGCTGGCACACTCAGCAAGCTAATTAAGAGACGAGCCACGAGGTTTGCACGTCTACAGAAAGTTGTGAAGAGTGTTTTGGACTACCCCACGACGTGAGGATTAAAGTTTTTATTCCCTTTGAGTGAGGCCAATGaggtaaatgttttcttttggttATTATCGCTGTATGTAAATACGCTAGTATTGCGTGATATTCTAGTGCAATTACCGCAGTGTGAAGTgtaatgtgtattttattgatCGTTTTGTTGGAATGTTTCGTTTTATATAATGCTTAAGGACTTTATTAAGAATATTCATTTaagtttgtatttctttttagttCTGACGGCATTGTATCGGCTGTGGTTGGACATCATTACATGTTAAGGCATGTCGAAGAATCCTCCTGTCCgaaataaatgtcagtttaaaAGCAAAGAACAAGTTGAGCTTTATTAAGACTCGAGGGGAGTAACACTAGGCAATTATAATAATTTGAATGTCTTTTACTAATGCTACTTAACAAACAACACAGACATGTGCTTTAAGTTTACATAAAAATCACAGATTCAGACAAGAATAACCCTCTGCTTTTAGTCCAGCAGCACTGAAGGGAACTTAACTAGATAGCTCATTATCCTCATCACCTGGCATTGAGGTAAAACCAGAAAAAATAACCTGGCccttttatttagaaaaaatcaTATCCagcagttcaggaggccgaccGCATGGCCAGCAATGCTCCACTGGGGAACGACGGAGGTGATGGGACACCTTGGGCGGCTTGGCAGGTGCCTGCTTAGCGCAGACTTCTGGCTCAGGTGGAGCAGGACTAGCAGTCTGCTCTGGATGCTGGTACTGGCGCTCATGTTGACGGCTGGCCATTCTCTCCCTCGCAGCAGGTATGGGTGCTGGGACTGACCAAATGCAAGGACTTGCAGGCTGGCTTGGAATATGAACAGTTTTATTCATTAAACTTTCACACAGCTGTGAAAGTTTAATTCACAGGATCAGTACTGGACTACATCAAGTCCATCAAGTTCTGTACTGCAAATGTGACTGTGGACAAAAGCATTCGGGTTTTCCCaaaccaaaaaccctggatgaccagcGAGGTCCGCTCACTCCTCAAAGCCCGCAATGCCgccttcaggtcaggtgacagagctctgtacagggctgctcgagctgacctgaaaagggggattaaaaaagccaagtcagaccacaaaagaaacatcgagtcccacctgtccagcaacaacacacgggaggtgtggcagggaatgcaagacatcatcaaccacagaggcagcactgcgaaaacagaaaacctgagtgtgcagctggcagaggaaataaatagcttcttcgcccgctttgaaacaccacaacagcagcactcatctgCCTCAAccctgctcccatcctcatcctcaccctcacctggttcctgcaccgctccactcactgtaacggagcacgatgtcagatgtgtgctcctagcagtgaaccccaggaaggcggccggtCCAGACGGAGTACCTAGCAAGGTGCTAAGAGCATGCgcacaccagctcaccctcatcttcaccagactcttcaacctctcactggatcaggcagccatcccatcctgtctaaaatcagccacaatcatcccagtgccaaagaagtctcccatctccagcctgaatgattaccgccctgtggccctcacaccggtaatcatgaaatgctttgagagactagtccttcagcacatcaaggattacctccccccagaattcgacccccaccagtttgcataccatgcaaacagatccacagaagacgccatcgccacaggcctccacgctgtgctgagtcacctagagcagcggcagagctacgtccgaatgctcttcgtggactacagctcagcctttaatacaatcatcccggacatcctcatcaccaaactggtcactcttggcctccctcctctcacatgtgcctggataaaagactttctcacaaaccggccccagactgtaagactcggccctcatctctcctccactcgcacactgagcaccggctccccacagggctgtgtgctgagccccctcctgtattctctctacacccacgactgcagttcgacccacaacaacactctcatcatcaagtttgctgatgaaaCCAAAGAactcattgttgacttcaggagacacagcactgacctagcccccctttacatcaacggggagtgtgtggagagggtccacaccttccggttccttggtgtcctcatctctgctgacatctcctggacagacaacatctcagcggtcgtcaagaaggcccaacagcggctgcacttcctgagag includes:
- the LOC109200512 gene encoding uncharacterized protein LOC109200512; translation: MSSKDTLVPSQRLSGLQVRGFYSSRRIPLPVTYTREFIPANLSHIPTQRTARAWPHLEHLAEEIAPLIECEVGLLIGYNCSQVLVPREVVAGKDNEPFAQRTDLGWTIVGGTNPCVDYGDAIGCSHKIIVKEVTPSQSAEQLVKEVQYICRTQVKEVVTSADVIKVLESDFNERKVEDSHFSQEDLRFISIMEEGVKMKADGHCELPLPFKEDRPSLANNRSCAEHRLKYLKRRFEKDNQYHKDYTEFMKETIERGDAERVPSVDLDKSPAWYIPHHGVYHPQKPGKIRVVFDCSAKYEGVSLNDYLLTGPELTNSLVGVLCRFRKGPVAVMCDIERMFHQFRVREEDQDYFRFLWWDNGDFNSTPSVYRMRVHLFGAASSPACANFGLKYIAAQGQGKFSEATIRFIERNFYVDDGLISFHSEEEAIRLVKEAKELCRTGGLRLHKFVSNSKQVLNSLPEEDCAETVRKDLSLGEQQIERALGVKWCIDSDHFQFRVVVNEQPLSRRGVLSTVASIYDPLGFVAPFVLLGKQILQQMCREKADWDEPLTSDLKSRWESWLLDLKNLADVKIDRCYVPRDFQPVQKYELHHFSDASVSGYGVCTYLRAVSEAGQVHCSLVFAKSRVAPTKVTTVPRLELSAAVVAVRISDMLKAELELEDAQEFFWTDSQVVLGYINNDARRFHVFVANRIQRIKESTQPMQWKFVASDLNPADHASRGLKAKDLITSNWFSGPSFLWQEKLPHGEVEVGKFDAEDPEVRKAGVLHTTTETDSLAERFQKFSSWSRLVKAMARLLRFVKEYLLSLQQRQKWHKTNRNAKVNDIVIVQDDQASRNDWKLAKVVAIHPSEDGCIRKVQLLMSDSLLDDQGKRLSKPVLLDRPIHKTVTLLEAD